A window of the Gossypium arboreum isolate Shixiya-1 chromosome 2, ASM2569848v2, whole genome shotgun sequence genome harbors these coding sequences:
- the LOC108466643 gene encoding probable small nuclear ribonucleoprotein G, whose translation MSRSGQPPDLKKYMDKKLQIKLNANRLVVGTLRGFDQFMNLVVDNTVEVNGNEKTDIGMVVIRGNSVVTVEALEPVGRMQ comes from the exons ATGAGCAGATCCGGCCAGCCTCCAGATCTCAAAAA ATACATGGACAAGAAGCTCCAGA TTAAGCTGAATGCAAATCGGTTGGTTGTTGGTACACTTCGCGGATTTGATCAGTTTATGAACCTAGTAGTTGACAACACCGTTGAGGTGAATGGCAATGAGAAAACTGATATAGGCATGGTG GTGATCAGAGGAAATAGCGTTGTTACTGTTGAAGCACTTGAACCCGTAGGCCGGATGCAGTAA